One Deinococcus sp. LM3 DNA segment encodes these proteins:
- a CDS encoding sugar-binding transcriptional regulator: MNDVTTDTQAAQVARLYYVQGLTTDAIARELGLSRPKVSRLLSHARRTGLVEIRIHDPQAQPQSLEAQLRAAYPFLTPHVIRVPPGSSESVWLERVSVAAATLLGQTLRAGQTVGLAWGTTLDAVSRHLTPRHIPDLQFVQLNGSASARDFMSGFVTDTVTRFAGNYGARAHLFPVPTFFDDPLTKQAMWRERSVRHVLELQERADVLLYSVGAASAKLPSHVYVAGYLDPADQQTLAAQGVAGDIATVFYRADGTFGGIPMNARSSGPDLSLITRAAQSICIVSGLGKVGALRGALAGGLMRTLIVDEPTAHALLHGLPG, encoded by the coding sequence GTGAACGACGTCACCACGGACACCCAGGCCGCGCAGGTCGCCCGCCTGTACTACGTCCAGGGCCTGACCACCGACGCCATCGCCCGCGAACTCGGTCTGTCCCGCCCGAAAGTCTCCCGCCTGCTCTCGCACGCCCGCCGCACCGGACTGGTCGAGATCCGCATCCACGACCCGCAGGCCCAGCCGCAGAGCCTCGAGGCGCAGCTGCGCGCCGCGTATCCCTTCCTGACCCCGCACGTGATCCGCGTGCCACCCGGCAGCAGCGAGTCCGTCTGGCTCGAGCGCGTCTCGGTCGCGGCCGCCACGCTGCTGGGCCAGACGCTGCGGGCCGGGCAGACGGTCGGGCTGGCCTGGGGCACCACGCTGGACGCCGTGTCCCGGCACCTCACGCCCCGCCACATTCCGGACCTGCAGTTCGTGCAGCTCAACGGCAGCGCCAGCGCGCGGGACTTCATGAGCGGCTTCGTGACCGACACCGTCACCCGCTTCGCCGGCAATTACGGCGCGCGCGCGCACCTGTTCCCGGTCCCGACCTTCTTCGACGATCCCCTGACCAAGCAGGCCATGTGGCGTGAACGCAGCGTCCGGCACGTCCTGGAGTTGCAGGAACGGGCGGACGTGCTGCTGTACTCGGTCGGCGCGGCCAGCGCGAAACTGCCCAGTCACGTGTACGTCGCCGGGTACCTCGACCCGGCCGACCAGCAGACCCTGGCGGCGCAGGGCGTGGCAGGGGACATCGCCACCGTCTTCTACCGCGCCGACGGCACCTTCGGCGGCATTCCCATGAACGCTCGCAGCAGCGGCCCGGACCTGAGCCTGATCACCCGCGCGGCGCAGTCCATCTGCATCGTCAGCGGCCTGGGCAAGGTCGGGGCGCTGCGCGGCGCGCTGGCCGGCGGCCTGATGCGCACCCTGATCGTGGATGAACCCACCGCGCACGCCCTGCTGCACGGCCTGCCCGGCTGA
- a CDS encoding MIP/aquaporin family protein → MTFKASQEFMAELLGTMVLILFGCGVVAMVVLFQSTDPAIPGQIVNGGYTNITLGWGFAVLMGIFISGTISGAHLNPAVTIALAVTGRFPWAKAPHYFAGQFLGAFLGAAIVFAVYHAKWLGFDPQLDNTAGIFSTFPAVPGFWPGFTDQVVGTALLMALILAIGDKLNNPAGAAWGALAVAFVVMAIGMSFGGMHGYAINPARDLGPRLFALVAGFRNTGFENGVWLVPVIGPVVGAVIGALIYDTFIGKPLLRAGEAHQGIQGADPAYNADSRR, encoded by the coding sequence ATGACATTCAAGGCGTCACAGGAGTTCATGGCCGAGTTGCTCGGCACGATGGTCCTCATCCTCTTCGGATGCGGGGTCGTCGCCATGGTGGTGCTGTTCCAGTCCACCGACCCGGCCATCCCCGGCCAGATCGTCAACGGCGGGTACACCAACATCACGCTCGGCTGGGGCTTCGCGGTCCTGATGGGCATCTTCATCTCCGGGACCATCAGCGGCGCGCACCTGAACCCGGCGGTCACGATCGCGCTGGCCGTCACCGGCCGCTTCCCCTGGGCCAAGGCGCCGCACTACTTCGCCGGGCAGTTCCTCGGCGCCTTCCTGGGGGCCGCCATCGTCTTCGCCGTGTACCACGCCAAGTGGTTGGGCTTCGATCCGCAGCTCGACAACACGGCCGGCATCTTCAGCACCTTCCCGGCCGTGCCCGGCTTCTGGCCCGGCTTCACCGACCAGGTGGTCGGCACCGCGCTGCTCATGGCGCTGATCCTCGCCATCGGCGACAAGCTGAACAACCCCGCCGGGGCCGCCTGGGGCGCGCTGGCCGTGGCGTTCGTGGTCATGGCGATCGGCATGAGCTTCGGCGGCATGCACGGCTACGCCATCAACCCGGCCCGTGACCTGGGGCCGCGCCTGTTCGCCCTGGTCGCCGGGTTCCGCAACACCGGCTTCGAGAACGGCGTGTGGCTGGTCCCCGTGATCGGACCGGTCGTCGGGGCGGTCATCGGCGCGCTGATCTACGATACGTTCATCGGCAAACCACTCCTGCGTGCCGGAGAGGCCCACCAGGGCATCCAGGGGGCCGACCCCGCCTACAACGCGGATTCCCGCCGCTGA